One window from the genome of Balaenoptera musculus isolate JJ_BM4_2016_0621 chromosome 3, mBalMus1.pri.v3, whole genome shotgun sequence encodes:
- the TMCO6 gene encoding transmembrane and coiled-coil domain-containing protein 6 isoform X4 → MPRPLTPPLPPCAVAAQSVPCSRRRGPVACSVVQVYSRSTMWSRQRGGLKPLRCGVEQLRCRRREREAALRKARREQQLVSKRLLRDEALEEAEEGCVAMIFGEAEIQQFLRLAQRGTEEKEREGALVSLRRGLQRPETQQTFIRLEGSIRTLVGLLTSNQALLQLEAARCLHELSHSEQSAVVEACLPATSYLLTYLSGHSSDFIELCLYTLGNLIVESEAVRRQLLPQGIVPALAACIQSPHLTVLEALGYALSQLLQAKEAPEKIIPSVLGSTLPQHMLQLLQPGPKLNLGVAVEFAWCLHYIICSQVNNALLITQGALSTLGLLLLDLAGAVQRTEDAGLELFLLQKQPSLLPEGLWLLNNLTANSPSFCTSLLSLDLIEPLLHLLSVSNVVSVLVLTVLCNVAEKGPAYCQRLWPGPLLSSLLDTLAFSDTEVVGQSLELLQLLFLYQPGAAQAFLQQSGLQALQRHEEVAQLQDRVHALQQTALHG, encoded by the exons ATGCCCCGCCCACTGACACCTCCCCTTCCGCCCTGCGCTGTGGCTGCGCAGTCCGTACCATGTTCTAGACGCCGGGGCCCTGTTGCGTGCTCTGTGGTGCAGGTTTACTCCCGTTCCACCATGTGGAGCCGACAGCGGGGCGGCCTCAAGCCGTTACGCTGCGGGGTGGAGCAGCTACGGTGCCGCCGGCGGGAGCGGGAGGCAG CACTGCGGAAGGCACGGAGAGAGCAGCAGCTGGTCAGCAAGAGGCTGCTGAGAGACGAAGCCTTGGAGGAAGCCGAGGAGGGATGTGTGGCCATGATCTTCGGGGAAGCCGAG aTCCAGCAGTTCCTGCGGTTAGCCCAGCGGGGgacagaggaaaaggagagagagggggctCTGGTCAGCCTTCGGCGAGGCTTGCAGCGCCCTGAGACGCAGCAGACCTTCATCAG GCTGGAGGGCAGCATTCGGACCCTAGTCGGGCTCCTGACCAGCAACCAGGCCCTGCTGCAGCTTGAGGCGGCTCGGTGCCTTCATGAGCTCTCTCACTCTGAGCAGTCTGCAGTAGTTGAGGCCTGCCTGCCAGCCACTTCCTACCTTCTCACCTACCTCTCCGGTCACAGCTCAGACTTTATA GAGCTCTGTCTGTATACACTGGGTAACCTGATTGTGGAGAGTGAGGCTGTGAGAAGGCAGCTCCTGCCACAGGGCATTGTTCCAGCCTTGGCTGCCTGCATCCAG TCTCCCCATCTGACTGTGCTGGAAGCTCTTGGATATGCCTTGTCCCAGCTTCTGCAGGCTAAGGAAGCTCCAGAGAAGATCATCCC CTCTGTCCTGGGCTCCACTCTCCCCCAACATATGCTGCAACTGTTGCAACCTGGCCCAAAGCTGAACCTTGGAGTAGCTGTGGAGTTTGCCTGGTGCCTTCACTACATCATCTGCAG CCAGGTCAACAATGCCCTGCTCATCACCCAGGGCGCTCTGTCCACCCTGGGGCTGCTGCTGTTGGACTTGGCTGGGGCTGTCCAGAGAACTGAGGATGCAGGACTGGAGCTG TTCCTCCTCCAGAAACAGCCCAGCCTGCTTCCTGAGGGCCTCTGGCTCCTTAACAACCTCACTG CAAACAGTCCTAGTTTCTGCACCTCCCTGCTCTCCCTGGATCTGATTGAGCCCCTCTTGCACTTGTTGTCTGTATCTAACGTGGTGAGCGTGTTG GTGCTCACGGTTCTGTGCAACGTTGCTGAGAAAGGTCCTGCTTACTGTCAGCGTCTATGGCCAGGGCCCCTGCTCTCCTCCTTGCTGGACACGTTGGCCTTCTCTGACACTGAAGTAGTAGGCCAGAGTTTGGAGCTGCTGCAACTGCTGTTCCTCTATCAGCCAGGG GCTGCCCAGGCCTTCTTGCAGCAGTCAGGGCTGCAGGCCCTACAAAGGCATGAGGAGGTGGCACAGCTCCAGGATCGTGTACATGCTCTCCAGCAGACAGCTCTTCATGGGTGA
- the TMCO6 gene encoding transmembrane and coiled-coil domain-containing protein 6 isoform X8 encodes MPRPLTPPLPPCAVAAQSVPCSRRRGPVACSVVQVYSRSTMWSRQRGGLKPLRCGVEQLRCRRREREAALRKARREQQLVSKRLLRDEALEEAEEGCVAMIFGEAEIQQFLRLAQRGTEEKEREGALVSLRRGLQRPETQQTFIRLEGSIRTLVGLLTSNQALLQLEAARCLHELSHSEQSAVVEACLPATSYLLTYLSGHSSDFIELCLYTLGNLIVESEAVRRQLLPQGIVPALAACIQSPHLTVLEALGYALSQLLQAKEAPEKIIPSVLGSTLPQHMLQLLQPGPKLNLGVAVEFAWCLHYIICSQVNNALLITQGALSTLGLLLLDLAGAVQRTEDAGLELLACPVLRCLSNLLTEAAAEAVGGQLQLRDERVVAALFILLQFLLQKQPSLLPEGLWLLNNLTGAHGSVQRC; translated from the exons ATGCCCCGCCCACTGACACCTCCCCTTCCGCCCTGCGCTGTGGCTGCGCAGTCCGTACCATGTTCTAGACGCCGGGGCCCTGTTGCGTGCTCTGTGGTGCAGGTTTACTCCCGTTCCACCATGTGGAGCCGACAGCGGGGCGGCCTCAAGCCGTTACGCTGCGGGGTGGAGCAGCTACGGTGCCGCCGGCGGGAGCGGGAGGCAG CACTGCGGAAGGCACGGAGAGAGCAGCAGCTGGTCAGCAAGAGGCTGCTGAGAGACGAAGCCTTGGAGGAAGCCGAGGAGGGATGTGTGGCCATGATCTTCGGGGAAGCCGAG aTCCAGCAGTTCCTGCGGTTAGCCCAGCGGGGgacagaggaaaaggagagagagggggctCTGGTCAGCCTTCGGCGAGGCTTGCAGCGCCCTGAGACGCAGCAGACCTTCATCAG GCTGGAGGGCAGCATTCGGACCCTAGTCGGGCTCCTGACCAGCAACCAGGCCCTGCTGCAGCTTGAGGCGGCTCGGTGCCTTCATGAGCTCTCTCACTCTGAGCAGTCTGCAGTAGTTGAGGCCTGCCTGCCAGCCACTTCCTACCTTCTCACCTACCTCTCCGGTCACAGCTCAGACTTTATA GAGCTCTGTCTGTATACACTGGGTAACCTGATTGTGGAGAGTGAGGCTGTGAGAAGGCAGCTCCTGCCACAGGGCATTGTTCCAGCCTTGGCTGCCTGCATCCAG TCTCCCCATCTGACTGTGCTGGAAGCTCTTGGATATGCCTTGTCCCAGCTTCTGCAGGCTAAGGAAGCTCCAGAGAAGATCATCCC CTCTGTCCTGGGCTCCACTCTCCCCCAACATATGCTGCAACTGTTGCAACCTGGCCCAAAGCTGAACCTTGGAGTAGCTGTGGAGTTTGCCTGGTGCCTTCACTACATCATCTGCAG CCAGGTCAACAATGCCCTGCTCATCACCCAGGGCGCTCTGTCCACCCTGGGGCTGCTGCTGTTGGACTTGGCTGGGGCTGTCCAGAGAACTGAGGATGCAGGACTGGAGCTG CTGGCATGCCCTGTGCTTCGGTGTCTAAGCAACTTGCTAACAGAGGCAGCAGCAGAGGCTGTGGGAGGGCAACTGCAGCTCCGAGATGAGCGTGTCGTGGCAGCCTTATTTATCCTTCTGCAGTTCCTCCTCCAGAAACAGCCCAGCCTGCTTCCTGAGGGCCTCTGGCTCCTTAACAACCTCACTG GTGCTCACGGTTCTGTGCAACGTTGCTGA
- the TMCO6 gene encoding transmembrane and coiled-coil domain-containing protein 6 isoform X9, whose translation MPRPLTPPLPPCAVAAQSVPCSRRRGPVACSVVQVYSRSTMWSRQRGGLKPLRCGVEQLRCRRREREAALRKARREQQLVSKRLLRDEALEEAEEGCVAMIFGEAEIQQFLRLAQRGTEEKEREGALVSLRRGLQRPETQQTFISSASTDSSVLGSTLPQHMLQLLQPGPKLNLGVAVEFAWCLHYIICSQVNNALLITQGALSTLGLLLLDLAGAVQRTEDAGLELLACPVLRCLSNLLTEAAAEAVGGQLQLRDERVVAALFILLQFLLQKQPSLLPEGLWLLNNLTANSPSFCTSLLSLDLIEPLLHLLSVSNVVSVLVLTVLCNVAEKGPAYCQRLWPGPLLSSLLDTLAFSDTEVVGQSLELLQLLFLYQPGAAQAFLQQSGLQALQRHEEVAQLQDRVHALQQTALHG comes from the exons ATGCCCCGCCCACTGACACCTCCCCTTCCGCCCTGCGCTGTGGCTGCGCAGTCCGTACCATGTTCTAGACGCCGGGGCCCTGTTGCGTGCTCTGTGGTGCAGGTTTACTCCCGTTCCACCATGTGGAGCCGACAGCGGGGCGGCCTCAAGCCGTTACGCTGCGGGGTGGAGCAGCTACGGTGCCGCCGGCGGGAGCGGGAGGCAG CACTGCGGAAGGCACGGAGAGAGCAGCAGCTGGTCAGCAAGAGGCTGCTGAGAGACGAAGCCTTGGAGGAAGCCGAGGAGGGATGTGTGGCCATGATCTTCGGGGAAGCCGAG aTCCAGCAGTTCCTGCGGTTAGCCCAGCGGGGgacagaggaaaaggagagagagggggctCTGGTCAGCCTTCGGCGAGGCTTGCAGCGCCCTGAGACGCAGCAGACCTTCATCAG CTCTGCTTCTACTGACAGCTCTGTCCTGGGCTCCACTCTCCCCCAACATATGCTGCAACTGTTGCAACCTGGCCCAAAGCTGAACCTTGGAGTAGCTGTGGAGTTTGCCTGGTGCCTTCACTACATCATCTGCAG CCAGGTCAACAATGCCCTGCTCATCACCCAGGGCGCTCTGTCCACCCTGGGGCTGCTGCTGTTGGACTTGGCTGGGGCTGTCCAGAGAACTGAGGATGCAGGACTGGAGCTG CTGGCATGCCCTGTGCTTCGGTGTCTAAGCAACTTGCTAACAGAGGCAGCAGCAGAGGCTGTGGGAGGGCAACTGCAGCTCCGAGATGAGCGTGTCGTGGCAGCCTTATTTATCCTTCTGCAGTTCCTCCTCCAGAAACAGCCCAGCCTGCTTCCTGAGGGCCTCTGGCTCCTTAACAACCTCACTG CAAACAGTCCTAGTTTCTGCACCTCCCTGCTCTCCCTGGATCTGATTGAGCCCCTCTTGCACTTGTTGTCTGTATCTAACGTGGTGAGCGTGTTG GTGCTCACGGTTCTGTGCAACGTTGCTGAGAAAGGTCCTGCTTACTGTCAGCGTCTATGGCCAGGGCCCCTGCTCTCCTCCTTGCTGGACACGTTGGCCTTCTCTGACACTGAAGTAGTAGGCCAGAGTTTGGAGCTGCTGCAACTGCTGTTCCTCTATCAGCCAGGG GCTGCCCAGGCCTTCTTGCAGCAGTCAGGGCTGCAGGCCCTACAAAGGCATGAGGAGGTGGCACAGCTCCAGGATCGTGTACATGCTCTCCAGCAGACAGCTCTTCATGGGTGA
- the TMCO6 gene encoding transmembrane and coiled-coil domain-containing protein 6 isoform X3 → MWSRQRGGLKPLRCGVEQLRCRRREREAALRKARREQQLVSKRLLRDEALEEAEEGCVAMIFGEAEIQQFLRLAQRGTEEKEREGALVSLRRGLQRPETQQTFIRLEGSIRTLVGLLTSNQALLQLEAARCLHELSHSEQSAVVEACLPATSYLLTYLSGHSSDFISPHLTVLEALGYALSQLLQAKEAPEKIIPSVLGSTLPQHMLQLLQPGPKLNLGVAVEFAWCLHYIICSQVNNALLITQGALSTLGLLLLDLAGAVQRTEDAGLELLACPVLRCLSNLLTEAAAEAVGGQLQLRDERVVAALFILLQFLLQKQPSLLPEGLWLLNNLTANSPSFCTSLLSLDLIEPLLHLLSVSNVVSVLVLTVLCNVAEKGPAYCQRLWPGPLLSSLLDTLAFSDTEVVGQSLELLQLLFLYQPGAAQAFLQQSGLQALQRHEEVAQLQDRVHALQQTALHG, encoded by the exons ATGTGGAGCCGACAGCGGGGCGGCCTCAAGCCGTTACGCTGCGGGGTGGAGCAGCTACGGTGCCGCCGGCGGGAGCGGGAGGCAG CACTGCGGAAGGCACGGAGAGAGCAGCAGCTGGTCAGCAAGAGGCTGCTGAGAGACGAAGCCTTGGAGGAAGCCGAGGAGGGATGTGTGGCCATGATCTTCGGGGAAGCCGAG aTCCAGCAGTTCCTGCGGTTAGCCCAGCGGGGgacagaggaaaaggagagagagggggctCTGGTCAGCCTTCGGCGAGGCTTGCAGCGCCCTGAGACGCAGCAGACCTTCATCAG GCTGGAGGGCAGCATTCGGACCCTAGTCGGGCTCCTGACCAGCAACCAGGCCCTGCTGCAGCTTGAGGCGGCTCGGTGCCTTCATGAGCTCTCTCACTCTGAGCAGTCTGCAGTAGTTGAGGCCTGCCTGCCAGCCACTTCCTACCTTCTCACCTACCTCTCCGGTCACAGCTCAGACTTTATA TCTCCCCATCTGACTGTGCTGGAAGCTCTTGGATATGCCTTGTCCCAGCTTCTGCAGGCTAAGGAAGCTCCAGAGAAGATCATCCC CTCTGTCCTGGGCTCCACTCTCCCCCAACATATGCTGCAACTGTTGCAACCTGGCCCAAAGCTGAACCTTGGAGTAGCTGTGGAGTTTGCCTGGTGCCTTCACTACATCATCTGCAG CCAGGTCAACAATGCCCTGCTCATCACCCAGGGCGCTCTGTCCACCCTGGGGCTGCTGCTGTTGGACTTGGCTGGGGCTGTCCAGAGAACTGAGGATGCAGGACTGGAGCTG CTGGCATGCCCTGTGCTTCGGTGTCTAAGCAACTTGCTAACAGAGGCAGCAGCAGAGGCTGTGGGAGGGCAACTGCAGCTCCGAGATGAGCGTGTCGTGGCAGCCTTATTTATCCTTCTGCAGTTCCTCCTCCAGAAACAGCCCAGCCTGCTTCCTGAGGGCCTCTGGCTCCTTAACAACCTCACTG CAAACAGTCCTAGTTTCTGCACCTCCCTGCTCTCCCTGGATCTGATTGAGCCCCTCTTGCACTTGTTGTCTGTATCTAACGTGGTGAGCGTGTTG GTGCTCACGGTTCTGTGCAACGTTGCTGAGAAAGGTCCTGCTTACTGTCAGCGTCTATGGCCAGGGCCCCTGCTCTCCTCCTTGCTGGACACGTTGGCCTTCTCTGACACTGAAGTAGTAGGCCAGAGTTTGGAGCTGCTGCAACTGCTGTTCCTCTATCAGCCAGGG GCTGCCCAGGCCTTCTTGCAGCAGTCAGGGCTGCAGGCCCTACAAAGGCATGAGGAGGTGGCACAGCTCCAGGATCGTGTACATGCTCTCCAGCAGACAGCTCTTCATGGGTGA
- the TMCO6 gene encoding transmembrane and coiled-coil domain-containing protein 6 isoform X1, which translates to MWSRQRGGLKPLRCGVEQLRCRRREREAALRKARREQQLVSKRLLRDEALEEAEEGCVAMIFGEAEIQQFLRLAQRGTEEKEREGALVSLRRGLQRPETQQTFIRLEGSIRTLVGLLTSNQALLQLEAARCLHELSHSEQSAVVEACLPATSYLLTYLSGHSSDFIELCLYTLGNLIVESEAVRRQLLPQGIVPALAACIQSPHLTVLEALGYALSQLLQAKEAPEKIIPSVLGSTLPQHMLQLLQPGPKLNLGVAVEFAWCLHYIICSQVNNALLITQGALSTLGLLLLDLAGAVQRTEDAGLELLACPVLRCLSNLLTEAAAEAVGGQLQLRDERVVAALFILLQFLLQKQPSLLPEGLWLLNNLTANSPSFCTSLLSLDLIEPLLHLLSVSNVVSVLVLTVLCNVAEKGPAYCQRLWPGPLLSSLLDTLAFSDTEVVGQSLELLQLLFLYQPGAAQAFLQQSGLQALQRHEEVAQLQDRVHALQQTALHG; encoded by the exons ATGTGGAGCCGACAGCGGGGCGGCCTCAAGCCGTTACGCTGCGGGGTGGAGCAGCTACGGTGCCGCCGGCGGGAGCGGGAGGCAG CACTGCGGAAGGCACGGAGAGAGCAGCAGCTGGTCAGCAAGAGGCTGCTGAGAGACGAAGCCTTGGAGGAAGCCGAGGAGGGATGTGTGGCCATGATCTTCGGGGAAGCCGAG aTCCAGCAGTTCCTGCGGTTAGCCCAGCGGGGgacagaggaaaaggagagagagggggctCTGGTCAGCCTTCGGCGAGGCTTGCAGCGCCCTGAGACGCAGCAGACCTTCATCAG GCTGGAGGGCAGCATTCGGACCCTAGTCGGGCTCCTGACCAGCAACCAGGCCCTGCTGCAGCTTGAGGCGGCTCGGTGCCTTCATGAGCTCTCTCACTCTGAGCAGTCTGCAGTAGTTGAGGCCTGCCTGCCAGCCACTTCCTACCTTCTCACCTACCTCTCCGGTCACAGCTCAGACTTTATA GAGCTCTGTCTGTATACACTGGGTAACCTGATTGTGGAGAGTGAGGCTGTGAGAAGGCAGCTCCTGCCACAGGGCATTGTTCCAGCCTTGGCTGCCTGCATCCAG TCTCCCCATCTGACTGTGCTGGAAGCTCTTGGATATGCCTTGTCCCAGCTTCTGCAGGCTAAGGAAGCTCCAGAGAAGATCATCCC CTCTGTCCTGGGCTCCACTCTCCCCCAACATATGCTGCAACTGTTGCAACCTGGCCCAAAGCTGAACCTTGGAGTAGCTGTGGAGTTTGCCTGGTGCCTTCACTACATCATCTGCAG CCAGGTCAACAATGCCCTGCTCATCACCCAGGGCGCTCTGTCCACCCTGGGGCTGCTGCTGTTGGACTTGGCTGGGGCTGTCCAGAGAACTGAGGATGCAGGACTGGAGCTG CTGGCATGCCCTGTGCTTCGGTGTCTAAGCAACTTGCTAACAGAGGCAGCAGCAGAGGCTGTGGGAGGGCAACTGCAGCTCCGAGATGAGCGTGTCGTGGCAGCCTTATTTATCCTTCTGCAGTTCCTCCTCCAGAAACAGCCCAGCCTGCTTCCTGAGGGCCTCTGGCTCCTTAACAACCTCACTG CAAACAGTCCTAGTTTCTGCACCTCCCTGCTCTCCCTGGATCTGATTGAGCCCCTCTTGCACTTGTTGTCTGTATCTAACGTGGTGAGCGTGTTG GTGCTCACGGTTCTGTGCAACGTTGCTGAGAAAGGTCCTGCTTACTGTCAGCGTCTATGGCCAGGGCCCCTGCTCTCCTCCTTGCTGGACACGTTGGCCTTCTCTGACACTGAAGTAGTAGGCCAGAGTTTGGAGCTGCTGCAACTGCTGTTCCTCTATCAGCCAGGG GCTGCCCAGGCCTTCTTGCAGCAGTCAGGGCTGCAGGCCCTACAAAGGCATGAGGAGGTGGCACAGCTCCAGGATCGTGTACATGCTCTCCAGCAGACAGCTCTTCATGGGTGA
- the TMCO6 gene encoding transmembrane and coiled-coil domain-containing protein 6 isoform X5 — MPRPLTPPLPPCAVAAQSVPCSRRRGPVACSVVQVYSRSTMWSRQRGGLKPLRCGVEQLRCRRREREAALRKARREQQLVSKRLLRDEALEEAEEGCVAMIFGEAEIQQFLRLAQRGTEEKEREGALVSLRRGLQRPETQQTFIRLEGSIRTLVGLLTSNQALLQLEAARCLHELSHSEQSAVVEACLPATSYLLTYLSGHSSDFIELCLYTLGNLIVESEAVRRQLLPQGIVPALAACIQSPHLTVLEALGYALSQLLQAKEAPEKIIPSVLGSTLPQHMLQLLQPGPKLNLGVAVEFAWCLHYIICRSTMPCSSPRALCPPWGCCCWTWLGLSRELRMQDWSCSSSRNSPACFLRASGSLTTSLVLTVLCNVAEKGPAYCQRLWPGPLLSSLLDTLAFSDTEVVGQSLELLQLLFLYQPGAAQAFLQQSGLQALQRHEEVAQLQDRVHALQQTALHG; from the exons ATGCCCCGCCCACTGACACCTCCCCTTCCGCCCTGCGCTGTGGCTGCGCAGTCCGTACCATGTTCTAGACGCCGGGGCCCTGTTGCGTGCTCTGTGGTGCAGGTTTACTCCCGTTCCACCATGTGGAGCCGACAGCGGGGCGGCCTCAAGCCGTTACGCTGCGGGGTGGAGCAGCTACGGTGCCGCCGGCGGGAGCGGGAGGCAG CACTGCGGAAGGCACGGAGAGAGCAGCAGCTGGTCAGCAAGAGGCTGCTGAGAGACGAAGCCTTGGAGGAAGCCGAGGAGGGATGTGTGGCCATGATCTTCGGGGAAGCCGAG aTCCAGCAGTTCCTGCGGTTAGCCCAGCGGGGgacagaggaaaaggagagagagggggctCTGGTCAGCCTTCGGCGAGGCTTGCAGCGCCCTGAGACGCAGCAGACCTTCATCAG GCTGGAGGGCAGCATTCGGACCCTAGTCGGGCTCCTGACCAGCAACCAGGCCCTGCTGCAGCTTGAGGCGGCTCGGTGCCTTCATGAGCTCTCTCACTCTGAGCAGTCTGCAGTAGTTGAGGCCTGCCTGCCAGCCACTTCCTACCTTCTCACCTACCTCTCCGGTCACAGCTCAGACTTTATA GAGCTCTGTCTGTATACACTGGGTAACCTGATTGTGGAGAGTGAGGCTGTGAGAAGGCAGCTCCTGCCACAGGGCATTGTTCCAGCCTTGGCTGCCTGCATCCAG TCTCCCCATCTGACTGTGCTGGAAGCTCTTGGATATGCCTTGTCCCAGCTTCTGCAGGCTAAGGAAGCTCCAGAGAAGATCATCCC CTCTGTCCTGGGCTCCACTCTCCCCCAACATATGCTGCAACTGTTGCAACCTGGCCCAAAGCTGAACCTTGGAGTAGCTGTGGAGTTTGCCTGGTGCCTTCACTACATCATCTGCAG GTCAACAATGCCCTGCTCATCACCCAGGGCGCTCTGTCCACCCTGGGGCTGCTGCTGTTGGACTTGGCTGGGGCTGTCCAGAGAACTGAGGATGCAGGACTGGAGCTG TTCCTCCTCCAGAAACAGCCCAGCCTGCTTCCTGAGGGCCTCTGGCTCCTTAACAACCTCACTG GTGCTCACGGTTCTGTGCAACGTTGCTGAGAAAGGTCCTGCTTACTGTCAGCGTCTATGGCCAGGGCCCCTGCTCTCCTCCTTGCTGGACACGTTGGCCTTCTCTGACACTGAAGTAGTAGGCCAGAGTTTGGAGCTGCTGCAACTGCTGTTCCTCTATCAGCCAGGG GCTGCCCAGGCCTTCTTGCAGCAGTCAGGGCTGCAGGCCCTACAAAGGCATGAGGAGGTGGCACAGCTCCAGGATCGTGTACATGCTCTCCAGCAGACAGCTCTTCATGGGTGA
- the TMCO6 gene encoding transmembrane and coiled-coil domain-containing protein 6 isoform X10, which translates to MPRPLTPPLPPCAVAAQSVPCSRRRGPVACSVVQVYSRSTMWSRQRGGLKPLRCGVEQLRCRRREREAALRKARREQQLVSKRLLRDEALEEAEEGCVAMIFGEAEIQQFLRLAQRGTEEKEREGALVSLRRGLQRPETQQTFISSVLGSTLPQHMLQLLQPGPKLNLGVAVEFAWCLHYIICSQVNNALLITQGALSTLGLLLLDLAGAVQRTEDAGLELLACPVLRCLSNLLTEAAAEAVGGQLQLRDERVVAALFILLQFLLQKQPSLLPEGLWLLNNLTANSPSFCTSLLSLDLIEPLLHLLSVSNVVSVLVLTVLCNVAEKGPAYCQRLWPGPLLSSLLDTLAFSDTEVVGQSLELLQLLFLYQPGAAQAFLQQSGLQALQRHEEVAQLQDRVHALQQTALHG; encoded by the exons ATGCCCCGCCCACTGACACCTCCCCTTCCGCCCTGCGCTGTGGCTGCGCAGTCCGTACCATGTTCTAGACGCCGGGGCCCTGTTGCGTGCTCTGTGGTGCAGGTTTACTCCCGTTCCACCATGTGGAGCCGACAGCGGGGCGGCCTCAAGCCGTTACGCTGCGGGGTGGAGCAGCTACGGTGCCGCCGGCGGGAGCGGGAGGCAG CACTGCGGAAGGCACGGAGAGAGCAGCAGCTGGTCAGCAAGAGGCTGCTGAGAGACGAAGCCTTGGAGGAAGCCGAGGAGGGATGTGTGGCCATGATCTTCGGGGAAGCCGAG aTCCAGCAGTTCCTGCGGTTAGCCCAGCGGGGgacagaggaaaaggagagagagggggctCTGGTCAGCCTTCGGCGAGGCTTGCAGCGCCCTGAGACGCAGCAGACCTTCATCAG CTCTGTCCTGGGCTCCACTCTCCCCCAACATATGCTGCAACTGTTGCAACCTGGCCCAAAGCTGAACCTTGGAGTAGCTGTGGAGTTTGCCTGGTGCCTTCACTACATCATCTGCAG CCAGGTCAACAATGCCCTGCTCATCACCCAGGGCGCTCTGTCCACCCTGGGGCTGCTGCTGTTGGACTTGGCTGGGGCTGTCCAGAGAACTGAGGATGCAGGACTGGAGCTG CTGGCATGCCCTGTGCTTCGGTGTCTAAGCAACTTGCTAACAGAGGCAGCAGCAGAGGCTGTGGGAGGGCAACTGCAGCTCCGAGATGAGCGTGTCGTGGCAGCCTTATTTATCCTTCTGCAGTTCCTCCTCCAGAAACAGCCCAGCCTGCTTCCTGAGGGCCTCTGGCTCCTTAACAACCTCACTG CAAACAGTCCTAGTTTCTGCACCTCCCTGCTCTCCCTGGATCTGATTGAGCCCCTCTTGCACTTGTTGTCTGTATCTAACGTGGTGAGCGTGTTG GTGCTCACGGTTCTGTGCAACGTTGCTGAGAAAGGTCCTGCTTACTGTCAGCGTCTATGGCCAGGGCCCCTGCTCTCCTCCTTGCTGGACACGTTGGCCTTCTCTGACACTGAAGTAGTAGGCCAGAGTTTGGAGCTGCTGCAACTGCTGTTCCTCTATCAGCCAGGG GCTGCCCAGGCCTTCTTGCAGCAGTCAGGGCTGCAGGCCCTACAAAGGCATGAGGAGGTGGCACAGCTCCAGGATCGTGTACATGCTCTCCAGCAGACAGCTCTTCATGGGTGA